Proteins encoded within one genomic window of Kibdelosporangium phytohabitans:
- a CDS encoding peptidyl-tRNA hydrolase, whose amino-acid sequence MTTPAGTVLAPLAARYASWLALPADQTNQVETEPELVRAMPVILRIERDPAPARTPLLEAAAAAAVAVCLDPRAEPEGEWHEPVSAWVAGHIRKVSRRARGAHWQAAQGFPGVTVEVDGASARALVPGLVVETPKEISRLQISGSDLPADEPGAVADGVPVLWLNPAVPLTAGKAAAQVGHASMLLAALLDEPDIKTWAGIGFRCAVRMPTRDQWAALHPGDDPAGAWQNRRVIAVRDAGFTEVTPGTVTVLAQWRA is encoded by the coding sequence GTGACCACTCCGGCCGGCACCGTTCTCGCTCCACTGGCCGCCCGCTACGCGTCGTGGCTGGCGCTCCCAGCTGACCAGACCAATCAGGTCGAGACGGAACCGGAACTGGTCAGGGCGATGCCCGTGATCCTCCGGATCGAACGCGACCCGGCCCCAGCCCGTACACCGCTGCTGGAAGCAGCCGCCGCCGCGGCGGTCGCGGTCTGCCTCGACCCGCGCGCGGAGCCGGAAGGGGAGTGGCACGAGCCGGTCAGCGCCTGGGTCGCCGGACACATCCGCAAGGTTTCCCGCCGCGCCCGCGGCGCCCACTGGCAGGCCGCGCAGGGGTTTCCCGGTGTGACCGTCGAGGTGGACGGCGCCTCAGCTCGTGCGCTGGTGCCAGGCTTGGTCGTCGAAACACCGAAGGAGATCAGCCGGCTGCAGATCTCCGGCAGCGACCTACCGGCCGACGAGCCCGGCGCAGTCGCCGACGGTGTGCCGGTGCTGTGGCTGAACCCGGCAGTTCCGCTCACGGCCGGCAAGGCGGCCGCGCAGGTGGGCCATGCCAGCATGCTGCTCGCGGCGTTGCTCGACGAACCCGACATCAAGACGTGGGCCGGCATCGGATTCCGCTGCGCGGTCCGCATGCCGACTCGTGACCAGTGGGCCGCGCTCCACCCCGGCGACGACCCAGCAGGCGCCTGGCAGAACCGCCGGGTCATCGCGGTGCGCGACGCCGGGTTCACCGAGGTCACCCCAGGCACGGTCACCGTCCTGGCCCAGTGGCGCGCCTGA
- a CDS encoding LysR family transcriptional regulator produces MTVNLAQLRALLAVVDEGGFSAAAPALGISQSAVSHAIAALERTVGSPVLHRTKQPQLTTFGNRLVEHARAAVGAAAAINDLVAENANQPTGTIRLAAPATVCQGLLPALLAQWRGDLPGVKIRLFEGEDHEIVEWLAEKTTDAAVLVDPDGHDGVQIGADEFQALLPRDHPLAGEDEIDIPDLDDDPFLLSDGGCERHVRELYRRTASRLRPTHRVREGATLIAMVQAGIGVSIVPGLMASMIDRRAVLVPLKQKLKRRLVLTGPASGSWHPAVTALVGATRSRV; encoded by the coding sequence ATGACCGTGAACCTGGCTCAGTTGCGGGCCCTGCTCGCCGTGGTGGACGAGGGTGGTTTCAGTGCCGCCGCCCCGGCGCTCGGAATCAGCCAGTCCGCGGTGTCGCACGCGATCGCGGCGCTCGAACGAACGGTCGGCAGCCCGGTGCTGCACCGGACGAAACAACCGCAGCTGACGACGTTCGGCAACCGCCTGGTCGAACACGCGCGCGCCGCCGTGGGCGCGGCGGCGGCGATCAACGACCTGGTGGCCGAAAACGCGAACCAGCCGACCGGGACGATCCGGCTCGCCGCGCCCGCCACCGTCTGCCAGGGCCTGCTGCCTGCGTTGCTGGCCCAGTGGCGGGGCGATCTGCCGGGCGTCAAGATCCGGTTGTTCGAGGGCGAGGACCACGAGATCGTGGAGTGGCTCGCTGAGAAGACCACCGACGCCGCCGTGCTGGTGGACCCCGACGGCCACGACGGTGTGCAGATCGGCGCGGACGAGTTCCAGGCGCTCCTGCCCCGCGACCACCCGCTGGCGGGTGAGGACGAGATCGACATCCCGGATCTGGACGACGACCCGTTCCTGCTGTCCGACGGCGGCTGCGAACGCCATGTCCGCGAGCTCTACCGGCGCACGGCGAGCCGGCTGCGGCCGACCCACCGGGTCAGGGAAGGCGCCACCCTGATCGCGATGGTGCAGGCCGGGATCGGTGTCTCGATCGTGCCCGGGTTGATGGCTTCCATGATCGACCGGCGGGCGGTGCTCGTTCCTTTGAAGCAGAAGCTGAAAAGGCGCCTGGTTTTGACCGGCCCCGCTTCAGGGTCGTGGCATCCGGCCGTAACCGCTCTGGTCGGCGCGACGCGGTCAAGGGTCTGA
- the serB gene encoding phosphoserine phosphatase SerB — translation MPGPSSTPVLITVSGPDKPGVSSVLFAVLTRHGVDVLDVEQVVIRGQLVLGVLVGTDHDPEGLQELVEQAMATVTMSVTVEVGADTLTPARVGSTHAVIVLGRPVTARAFTEVARRMAALGVNIDAIRRVADYPVTGLELHVSVADDTPEADSLLRNALVEVASRVGLDVAVEREGLTRRAKRLIVFDVDSTLIQGEVIEMLAAKAGCEEQVKSITDAAMAGEIDFTESLNRRVAVLKGLPESVLEEVAESLELTPGARTTVRTLKRLGFRCGVVSGGFTRVIQRLVDDLGLDFCAANDLEVVDGKLTGRVVGEVIDRPGKATALRRFADTSQVSLAQCVAVGDGANDIDMLSAAGLGIAFNAKPALREVADTALSHPYLDVVLFVLGVTRAEVEAADAADGIDGDRP, via the coding sequence TTGCCCGGTCCATCGAGCACGCCTGTTCTGATCACGGTGAGCGGCCCGGACAAGCCGGGTGTCTCCTCGGTTTTGTTCGCGGTGCTCACGCGGCACGGCGTGGACGTCCTCGATGTCGAGCAGGTCGTGATCCGCGGCCAGCTCGTGCTGGGTGTGCTGGTCGGCACGGATCACGACCCCGAAGGGCTGCAGGAGCTCGTCGAGCAGGCGATGGCGACGGTGACGATGAGTGTCACCGTCGAGGTCGGTGCCGACACGCTCACCCCGGCCAGGGTCGGCTCGACGCACGCCGTGATCGTGCTGGGCAGGCCGGTGACCGCGCGGGCGTTCACCGAGGTGGCCAGGCGGATGGCGGCGCTCGGCGTGAACATCGACGCGATCCGCCGCGTGGCCGACTACCCCGTGACAGGTCTCGAGCTGCACGTTTCCGTCGCCGACGACACCCCGGAAGCCGACAGCCTGCTGCGCAACGCGCTCGTCGAGGTGGCCTCCCGGGTGGGCCTCGACGTCGCGGTGGAGCGGGAAGGGCTGACCCGGCGGGCCAAGCGGCTGATCGTGTTCGACGTGGATTCGACGCTGATCCAGGGCGAAGTGATCGAGATGCTGGCCGCGAAAGCCGGCTGTGAAGAGCAGGTGAAAAGCATCACCGACGCGGCGATGGCGGGGGAGATCGACTTCACCGAGTCGCTCAACCGGCGGGTGGCCGTCCTGAAGGGCCTGCCCGAATCCGTGCTGGAAGAGGTGGCCGAGTCGCTGGAGCTGACGCCCGGCGCCCGCACCACGGTCCGCACCCTCAAGCGGCTCGGGTTCCGGTGCGGTGTCGTGTCCGGCGGGTTCACCAGGGTCATCCAGCGCCTGGTCGACGATCTGGGCCTGGACTTCTGCGCGGCCAACGACCTCGAGGTCGTCGACGGCAAACTGACCGGCCGCGTGGTCGGCGAGGTCATCGACCGGCCCGGAAAAGCCACCGCACTGCGTCGCTTCGCCGACACGTCACAGGTGTCGCTGGCCCAATGCGTGGCGGTGGGCGACGGCGCCAACGACATCGACATGCTGTCCGCGGCCGGGTTGGGTATCGCGTTCAACGCCAAGCCCGCGCTGCGGGAGGTCGCCGACACGGCGCTGTCCCACCCTTACCTCGACGTGGTGCTGTTCGTGCTCGGCGTGACCCGCGCCGAGGTCGAAGCAGCCGACGCGGCCGACGGAATCGATGGCGACCGGCCGTGA
- a CDS encoding biotin transporter BioY — MSVVPVRVRPAVLADLVPGAFVRDAALVVGGAALTGLAAQVVLPVPGSPVPITGQTFGALLVGAALGWRRGALSMLLYLLAGMAGVPWFQDGKSGWLGVTGGYLVGFAAAAVLVGALAARGGDRTVLRTIATMALGNVVIYAIGVSWLMAATGFDLGTALQRGLLPFLIGDGIKILLAAGLLPGAWALARKRS, encoded by the coding sequence GTGTCAGTTGTGCCTGTTCGGGTGCGTCCGGCGGTCCTCGCGGACCTGGTGCCGGGTGCGTTCGTGCGAGACGCCGCCCTGGTCGTCGGCGGCGCTGCGTTGACCGGCCTCGCCGCTCAGGTGGTGCTCCCTGTGCCTGGCAGCCCGGTGCCGATCACCGGGCAGACGTTCGGCGCGTTGCTGGTCGGCGCCGCGCTGGGGTGGCGCCGTGGTGCCTTGTCGATGCTGTTGTACCTGCTCGCCGGAATGGCCGGGGTGCCGTGGTTCCAGGACGGCAAGTCCGGCTGGCTGGGTGTGACCGGCGGCTATCTCGTCGGTTTCGCTGCCGCCGCGGTTCTGGTCGGTGCGTTGGCGGCGCGCGGTGGCGACCGCACGGTGTTGCGCACCATCGCCACGATGGCGCTAGGCAACGTCGTGATCTACGCGATCGGTGTGTCCTGGCTGATGGCCGCGACCGGTTTCGACCTGGGGACGGCGCTCCAGCGCGGCCTCCTGCCCTTCCTGATCGGGGACGGGATCAAGATCCTGCTCGCGGCCGGTCTGCTGCCCGGCGCGTGGGCGCTGGCGCGCAAGCGGTCCTGA
- the clpS gene encoding ATP-dependent Clp protease adapter ClpS — MTTPVELGKTHGADLGAEDKPWQTIVWNDPVNLMSYVTYVFQKLFGYTRDKATKLMLDVHHKGKAVVSSGDKDKVEADVARLHAAGLWATMERNS; from the coding sequence ATGACCACGCCAGTCGAGCTGGGGAAGACACACGGTGCGGACCTGGGCGCCGAGGACAAGCCGTGGCAGACGATCGTCTGGAACGACCCCGTCAACCTCATGTCGTACGTGACCTACGTGTTCCAGAAACTGTTCGGGTACACCAGGGACAAGGCCACCAAGTTGATGCTCGACGTACACCACAAGGGCAAAGCGGTGGTGTCCTCCGGCGACAAGGACAAGGTCGAGGCCGACGTGGCCCGCCTGCACGCCGCCGGACTGTGGGCGACCATGGAGCGTAACTCTTGA
- a CDS encoding S1 family peptidase — MIGVTLSAGITVIATANQSPVAHETVEVGSSTPLDSAAREDVRLTPGEASTRGREEADLGKTVDALRRKVGSAYAGAWYDSAKRKLMVGIIDRLYIGDVRAAGAEPRMMKNNLAGLYGQKTRLDRLAASAPPTVSAWYVDPATNSVVIEARKEPAAEAFVDKAKGSGELVRIEWTDRGPRVLADVVGGRGYTIGDSRCSIGFAATGPAGTKHFVTAGHCTAAGGLVLSDGLELGRVNAGTFDTDGDFGLVDVTDPAAQATPSVDTRDGGPITVTGTEPAPIGASVCRSGVASGFRCGEITGIDETVNYGDGKIVRGLTRTSVCAEPGDSGGPFVSGTQAQGVTSGGIGDCASNGSTFFQPIVEAATKLGVSVVTG, encoded by the coding sequence GTGATCGGCGTGACGTTGTCGGCGGGGATCACCGTGATCGCCACCGCCAACCAGTCACCGGTGGCGCACGAAACCGTGGAGGTCGGCTCGTCGACTCCCCTTGATTCCGCCGCACGTGAGGACGTGCGGCTCACACCCGGCGAGGCGTCTACGCGGGGCCGTGAGGAGGCGGATCTCGGCAAGACCGTCGACGCACTGCGCCGCAAGGTGGGCAGTGCGTACGCGGGCGCTTGGTACGACAGCGCGAAACGCAAGCTGATGGTCGGGATCATCGACCGCTTGTACATCGGCGATGTGCGCGCGGCGGGCGCTGAACCTCGGATGATGAAGAACAACCTGGCCGGCCTGTACGGCCAGAAGACGCGGCTCGACCGGCTCGCCGCGTCGGCCCCGCCCACCGTCTCAGCCTGGTACGTCGACCCGGCCACCAACAGCGTGGTGATCGAGGCCAGGAAAGAACCTGCTGCCGAGGCGTTCGTCGACAAGGCCAAGGGCAGTGGTGAGCTGGTCCGTATCGAGTGGACCGACCGCGGTCCGCGCGTGCTCGCCGACGTGGTCGGCGGTCGCGGGTACACCATCGGTGATTCCCGCTGCTCGATCGGGTTCGCCGCGACCGGGCCCGCCGGGACCAAGCACTTCGTCACCGCTGGGCACTGCACCGCGGCGGGTGGCCTGGTCCTCAGCGACGGCCTCGAACTCGGTCGTGTCAACGCGGGCACGTTCGACACCGACGGGGATTTCGGTCTGGTCGACGTGACCGACCCCGCCGCGCAGGCGACCCCGTCGGTCGACACGCGTGATGGTGGCCCGATCACCGTCACCGGGACCGAGCCCGCGCCGATCGGCGCGTCGGTGTGCCGGTCGGGTGTGGCGTCCGGCTTCAGGTGCGGGGAGATCACCGGAATCGACGAGACCGTGAACTACGGCGACGGCAAGATCGTGCGTGGCCTCACGCGGACATCGGTGTGCGCGGAGCCCGGCGATTCCGGTGGCCCGTTCGTCAGCGGCACGCAGGCTCAAGGTGTGACGTCCGGTGGGATCGGTGACTGCGCGAGCAACGGCAGCACGTTCTTCCAGCCGATCGTCGAGGCCGCCACCAAGCTCGGCGTCAGCGTCGTGACCGGCTGA
- a CDS encoding isochorismatase family protein: MANALIVVDVQNDFCEGGSLAVQGGAAVAAAISEHIGRTPYDIVVATRDYHIDPGPHFSDNPDFVDSWPVHCVAGTAGASFHPELDVTAIQAVFSKGAYAAAYSGFEGAAADGSTLADWLKTRSVTDVDVVGIATDHCVRATALDATRAGLSTRVLLELTAGVAQPTVDSALVQLRDAGADLVGSPRVG; this comes from the coding sequence GTGGCGAACGCGTTGATCGTCGTCGACGTTCAGAACGACTTCTGTGAAGGTGGCTCCCTGGCTGTGCAGGGCGGCGCCGCCGTGGCCGCGGCGATCAGCGAGCACATCGGCCGCACGCCGTACGACATCGTGGTGGCCACCCGGGACTACCACATCGACCCGGGCCCGCATTTCAGCGACAACCCGGACTTTGTCGACTCGTGGCCGGTGCACTGCGTCGCCGGTACGGCGGGTGCGTCGTTCCATCCGGAGCTGGATGTCACCGCGATCCAGGCGGTGTTCTCCAAGGGCGCTTACGCGGCGGCGTATTCGGGGTTCGAGGGCGCGGCGGCGGACGGCAGCACATTGGCGGATTGGCTGAAGACGCGGTCGGTGACGGACGTGGATGTGGTCGGGATCGCGACCGATCACTGTGTGCGTGCCACCGCTCTCGACGCGACGCGGGCGGGCTTGTCGACACGCGTTCTGCTTGAACTGACTGCCGGCGTGGCTCAGCCGACGGTCGATTCCGCGCTGGTGCAGTTGCGGGACGCGGGCGCTGACCTGGTCGGCTCGCCCCGAGTCGGCTAG
- a CDS encoding DUF2017 domain-containing protein, with translation MKPWSRDGEKVVTELERQEAAVLRGLVGQINDMLKARADEAPQDELSELTGIKTGPSTAPDDPILSRLLPDFHRLDADQPAKEDMDSAAALRSLHEPTLLDMKTGVAGVLLETCPPEGGPVRLTLEQADAWLSALNDVRLALGTALDVDDDMPDELPDDDPRAGHLPVYHWLTVMQEELIHAMSS, from the coding sequence TTGAAGCCGTGGAGCCGGGACGGCGAGAAGGTCGTGACGGAGCTGGAGCGCCAGGAAGCCGCTGTGCTGCGCGGCCTGGTCGGCCAGATCAACGACATGCTGAAGGCCAGGGCGGACGAGGCGCCGCAGGACGAGCTGTCCGAGCTGACCGGGATCAAGACCGGCCCGTCGACCGCGCCGGACGACCCGATCCTGTCGAGGCTGCTGCCGGACTTCCACCGGCTCGACGCGGACCAGCCGGCCAAGGAGGACATGGACTCCGCGGCGGCGCTGCGCTCACTGCACGAGCCGACGCTGCTGGACATGAAGACCGGGGTGGCCGGGGTCCTGCTGGAGACCTGCCCGCCGGAGGGTGGCCCGGTGCGGCTGACCCTCGAGCAGGCGGACGCCTGGCTGTCGGCGCTCAACGACGTGCGTCTCGCGCTCGGCACCGCACTGGACGTCGACGACGACATGCCCGACGAACTGCCGGACGACGACCCGCGGGCCGGTCACCTGCCGGTGTACCACTGGCTCACGGTGATGCAGGAGGAACTCATCCACGCGATGAGCTCATGA
- a CDS encoding choice-of-anchor P family protein — protein MYRQIALVLAAAVLVVNATPATAATGSGTASAGSADVVVEGKKRFVQAPLAQCLTSGGTIQNTSKPVRLRGVAEFGEGATKCTADPANGRITVEATGQRFELNALLEHGGPQIKLGNYLATCATTLNGSGARMQFSELSGMDAPTELTPNYTVLIPGRSKEDPPLAKVVLNEIVVPSPPDGSITLNLMHVIFAPNGGGPVTGEIVVGGVYCPPLV, from the coding sequence ATGTACAGGCAGATTGCCCTTGTGCTGGCGGCTGCCGTGCTCGTGGTGAACGCGACACCCGCGACTGCGGCCACCGGCAGCGGCACCGCGTCTGCCGGATCGGCCGACGTCGTCGTCGAAGGCAAGAAGAGATTCGTGCAGGCGCCGCTCGCGCAGTGCCTGACCTCAGGCGGAACCATCCAGAACACCAGCAAACCGGTCAGGCTGCGCGGAGTGGCCGAATTCGGCGAAGGCGCGACGAAGTGCACGGCCGACCCGGCCAACGGGCGGATCACGGTCGAGGCCACCGGTCAGCGGTTCGAACTGAACGCCCTGCTGGAACACGGCGGCCCGCAGATCAAGCTCGGCAACTACCTGGCGACCTGCGCGACAACGCTGAACGGAAGCGGCGCCCGGATGCAGTTCTCCGAGCTGAGCGGGATGGACGCGCCGACGGAACTGACGCCGAACTACACGGTGCTCATCCCCGGCCGCAGCAAGGAGGACCCACCGCTGGCCAAGGTGGTCCTCAACGAGATCGTCGTCCCGTCACCGCCCGACGGCAGCATCACCCTCAACCTGATGCACGTGATCTTCGCGCCCAACGGCGGCGGCCCGGTCACCGGCGAGATAGTCGTCGGCGGCGTCTACTGCCCCCCACTCGTCTAG
- a CDS encoding nicotinate phosphoribosyltransferase translates to MNGPGATTALLTDHYELTMLAGALADGTAQRPCVFEVFARRLPDGRRYGLVGGTQRVLDTIARFEFGDDELSRLSESEVVDKQTLDWLASYRFSGDVDGYPEGELYFPGSPILTVRGTFAQAVVLETVILSILNHDSAILSAAARMVSAANGRPIIEMGSRRTHEYAAVDSARAAYIAGFATTSNLEAGRTYGIPTAGTCAHAFTLLHDDERSAFQAQVDALGVSTTLLVDTYDITNGINTAIEVAGPDLGAVRIDSGDVGVLARHAREQLDSLGAKDTRIVVSGDLDEYAIAALRAEPVDAYGVGTSLVTGSGAPTAGMVYKLVEVDGRPVAKRSSHKESRGGRKGAMRRHKPTGTALEEVVYQPDKQWPQMSDNDRDLQVPFLRGGQPVADPPTLEQCRKRVKRGLVSLPWEGLKLSHGEPAIPTVFID, encoded by the coding sequence ATGAACGGACCCGGCGCGACCACTGCGCTGCTCACCGACCACTACGAGCTGACCATGCTGGCTGGTGCCCTCGCCGATGGCACAGCACAGCGGCCATGTGTTTTCGAGGTGTTCGCCCGCAGGTTGCCCGACGGCCGCCGGTACGGGCTGGTCGGCGGCACACAGCGGGTACTGGACACGATCGCCCGGTTCGAGTTCGGCGACGACGAGCTGAGCAGGCTGAGCGAGTCGGAAGTGGTCGACAAGCAGACCCTGGACTGGCTGGCTTCTTACAGATTTTCTGGTGATGTCGATGGATACCCTGAAGGTGAGCTTTACTTCCCCGGGTCGCCCATCCTGACCGTCCGCGGCACCTTCGCGCAGGCGGTCGTGCTGGAAACGGTCATCCTGTCCATCCTCAACCACGACAGCGCGATCCTCTCCGCGGCGGCCAGGATGGTCAGCGCGGCCAACGGACGGCCGATCATCGAGATGGGATCGCGGCGCACCCACGAGTACGCCGCCGTGGACAGCGCGCGAGCCGCGTACATCGCCGGGTTCGCGACCACGTCCAACCTCGAAGCGGGCCGCACCTACGGGATCCCGACCGCGGGGACGTGCGCGCACGCCTTCACACTGCTGCACGACGACGAGCGCTCCGCCTTCCAGGCCCAGGTGGACGCGCTGGGCGTCAGCACGACGCTGCTGGTCGACACGTACGACATCACCAACGGCATCAACACCGCGATCGAGGTGGCCGGGCCGGACCTCGGCGCCGTCCGGATCGACTCCGGCGACGTGGGCGTCCTGGCGCGCCATGCCCGTGAGCAGCTCGATTCGCTCGGCGCGAAGGACACCCGGATCGTCGTGTCCGGCGACCTCGACGAGTACGCGATCGCCGCGCTGCGGGCCGAACCGGTCGACGCGTACGGCGTGGGCACCTCGCTCGTCACCGGGTCCGGCGCGCCGACCGCCGGGATGGTCTACAAGCTGGTCGAGGTGGACGGCCGCCCGGTGGCCAAACGCAGCTCCCACAAGGAGTCGCGGGGCGGGCGGAAAGGCGCGATGCGCCGCCACAAGCCGACAGGCACGGCACTGGAAGAGGTCGTGTACCAGCCGGACAAGCAGTGGCCGCAGATGAGCGACAACGACCGCGACCTGCAGGTGCCGTTCCTGCGTGGTGGACAGCCGGTGGCCGACCCGCCCACCCTGGAACAGTGCCGCAAGCGTGTGAAGCGGGGCCTGGTCAGCCTTCCGTGGGAAGGCCTGAAGCTGTCACACGGCGAACCGGCCATCCCGACTGTCTTCATCGACTAG
- a CDS encoding ATP-dependent DNA helicase has protein sequence MSVPAGRLLAVPRTADTLPSLRELLTTAVEAVGGSERPGQVTMAEAVHKSIRTGEHLAVQAGTGTGKSLAYLVPAVRHAIESGRTVVVSTATIALQRQLVDRDLPRLAKALKQAIGREPTFAILKGRRNYLCLHRLDTGAPEEPDDGALFDPFAVSALGRHVKRLFEWSSDTETGDRDELVPGVTDQAWRQVSVSAKECLGKDKCPFGTDCFAERARAEAGQADLVVTNHALLAIDALQGYQVLPEHDVVIIDEAHELVDRVTSVATAELTAGMIGAAVKRCGRQIAEDIVDRLEEASEGIKEIFDDLPQGRLDDLPRPLEGVLRVTRDAAHACITALGPDRSSQDLESTTARRQAVALLEEIHDTAVRVLEAFDTDDAKRRDVVWLSSDMVGGNLRPPALRVAPLGVAGLLRERLFGECTTVLTSATLTLGGSFDALARQWGLPVEQRPSQKAEGTATDVAPPADNDIPSWSGIDVGSPFTHEKSGILYVARHLPPPGRDGLQPAFFDELEGLVNAAGGRTLGLFSSMRAARQAADELRERVDFPILCQGEDSTSLLVSKFADDEATCLFGTLSLWQGVDVPGSSLQLVVVDRIPFPRPDDPLASARQRAVEARGGNGFLTVAATHAALLLAQGAGRLLRSNDDKGVVAILDSRLATARYGGFLRASLPPFWTTYDQSVVRGALARLNS, from the coding sequence ATGTCGGTGCCTGCCGGTAGGTTGCTTGCCGTGCCCCGAACCGCCGACACCCTTCCCTCGCTGCGTGAACTGCTGACCACCGCCGTCGAAGCGGTCGGTGGGTCCGAGCGGCCCGGCCAAGTGACCATGGCCGAGGCGGTGCACAAGTCGATCAGGACCGGCGAGCACCTGGCTGTCCAGGCAGGCACGGGAACCGGCAAGTCCTTGGCGTACCTGGTCCCCGCGGTGCGCCACGCGATCGAGTCGGGCCGGACCGTGGTGGTCTCCACGGCGACCATCGCGTTGCAGCGCCAGCTGGTCGACCGCGATCTGCCGCGACTGGCCAAGGCGTTGAAGCAGGCGATCGGGCGTGAGCCGACGTTCGCCATCCTCAAGGGCCGCCGCAACTACCTCTGCCTGCACCGGTTGGACACCGGCGCACCGGAGGAGCCAGACGACGGCGCCCTGTTCGACCCGTTCGCGGTGTCGGCGCTCGGCAGGCACGTGAAGCGGCTCTTCGAATGGTCCTCCGACACCGAGACCGGGGACCGCGACGAACTCGTGCCCGGCGTGACCGACCAGGCCTGGCGGCAGGTGTCCGTGTCGGCGAAGGAATGCCTGGGCAAGGACAAGTGCCCGTTCGGCACGGACTGCTTCGCCGAGAGGGCCAGGGCCGAGGCAGGCCAGGCCGACCTCGTGGTCACCAACCACGCGTTGCTCGCGATCGACGCGCTGCAGGGCTACCAGGTCCTGCCCGAACACGACGTGGTGATCATCGACGAGGCGCACGAACTGGTCGACCGGGTCACGTCAGTCGCCACGGCGGAGCTGACGGCGGGCATGATCGGCGCGGCGGTCAAACGGTGCGGCCGCCAGATCGCCGAGGACATCGTCGACCGGCTGGAAGAAGCCAGCGAGGGCATCAAGGAGATCTTCGACGACCTGCCGCAGGGCAGGCTGGACGATTTGCCGCGCCCACTCGAAGGCGTGCTGCGGGTGACGCGTGACGCCGCGCACGCCTGCATCACGGCGCTGGGCCCGGACCGGTCGTCACAGGACCTCGAGTCGACGACGGCGCGTCGTCAGGCCGTCGCGTTGCTCGAAGAAATCCACGACACGGCCGTGCGGGTCTTGGAGGCGTTCGACACCGATGACGCCAAGCGCCGGGACGTCGTGTGGCTCAGTTCGGACATGGTCGGCGGCAACCTGCGCCCGCCGGCGCTGCGAGTCGCGCCGTTGGGTGTGGCCGGTTTGCTGCGGGAACGGCTGTTCGGCGAGTGCACCACGGTTCTGACGTCGGCCACGCTGACGCTCGGCGGCTCGTTCGACGCGCTGGCGCGTCAGTGGGGCCTGCCGGTGGAGCAGCGGCCCTCGCAGAAAGCCGAGGGCACGGCCACCGATGTCGCGCCGCCCGCCGACAACGACATCCCGAGCTGGTCCGGCATCGACGTCGGCTCGCCGTTCACCCATGAGAAAAGCGGGATCCTGTACGTGGCGCGGCACCTGCCGCCGCCGGGCCGCGACGGCCTGCAACCGGCGTTCTTCGACGAACTCGAAGGCCTGGTGAACGCCGCGGGCGGACGGACCTTGGGGTTGTTCTCGTCGATGCGCGCGGCCAGGCAGGCCGCGGACGAGCTCAGAGAACGGGTGGACTTCCCGATCCTGTGCCAGGGCGAGGACTCCACGTCGCTGCTGGTCAGCAAGTTCGCCGACGACGAGGCGACCTGCCTGTTCGGGACGTTGTCGCTGTGGCAGGGCGTGGACGTGCCGGGATCGTCGCTGCAGCTGGTGGTCGTCGACCGGATCCCGTTCCCCCGGCCGGACGACCCGTTGGCGTCCGCCCGTCAGCGCGCGGTGGAGGCGCGCGGCGGCAACGGGTTCCTCACGGTCGCCGCGACCCACGCGGCGCTGCTGCTGGCGCAGGGAGCGGGCCGTCTGCTGCGCTCGAACGACGACAAAGGCGTGGTCGCGATCCTCGACTCGCGGTTGGCGACCGCGCGGTACGGCGGTTTCCTGCGTGCGTCGCTGCCCCCGTTCTGGACAACCTACGACCAGTCAGTTGTACGAGGTGCATTGGCGCGGCTCAATAGTTGA